The genomic region TGCTCCTGCATAAATGCACCTTTTTAAGGATAAAAAGCGCTGGAAGTATAAATAATTACAAGAAAAGCCGTTTAAAATAAAGTCGAGAAATGGAGACCCTTTATGCGGCAGCTTCTACGCGCCAGGTGGTGCTCTTAGAGTAACTCCACTTCTCAATGCGCAGGTCTTCGCAGGCATCCGAAAGGATCTTCATGTTGGTGCCGACCTCTTTCGGGCTCATGCCGAGGTCCCTCGCGATGTACTTGGACTTGAAGAACTGCTTGCCCTCCTTTAGGCCGTTCTTCAGGTACTCGATGATGACCTCCTGGCTGTGGTTGTACTTGTCCTTTAGCTGTAGTTTCTTTAACATGTTCTGATTTCCTTCCCCTCTGAAAAGTACTATACACCAGCAAGTATATATAACCTTCGATTCTTGCAACATTTTTTTGATTTTTTTGTGTGGCCGAGTAATTATGTTACGATGTATATATAAATGTGTGTAAAAGGCGCGCGAGCCGTCACATACTGCTGCGTTTAGTCAGGCAGATGGTTAGTGATTAAAGGATGATGATCGAGCAGATGGTGTCCATTGCTAATAGCTACTGGGGTGGGATTACCACTTTGTGTAGCAGCATGCCAGGCGGTGTGTTTAATTCTCATAGGTGTAGGATATACTCGCCTATCAGGCCCCTTTGTCATTTAAAAATTGCTTACTAATTAAGATACCATTATGTTTATCGATACTTATCCTGGTCATAGTGAACGTTTTCATTTCTTATTGGTAAGCCATTTCTGAGCGATCCTATCAATGTTTTGGAGATGATCTGGATTATCAGGTCGCTTTATTTGCCCCTTTCTCGACATTATTCTTTTTGATATTCAATCGTCGCCTAGGCAACGTATATGTTTCGATCTCATCGGTGATCAGCGTTTTTCCTTTTATTTCTTTTTTCGCGCTTTGGGAGGTCTTGACCTCTATAAGGTTGGAGCAGTCATGGAACTCGAGGATAAGCTGGGAAAAGAAGTGAACATATCTGTCCATGATTTAGCCGGGTGGCTGGCGCTGGCAAGCAAGGGCGGTGCCTTCTATAAGATTTACCATAAAAAGATACAGGCTGACGCCGGCTTCGAGCTATGAGGCGATGTTTCACGCTACCAAAGCCTTGCTTTTTAAGGATGGCATAAAAGAGCATAGCCATGTTTGTGTGCCCTATGTTAATGAGACCTATCCTGAGCTTGTTGGCTGCGCGAAGGTCCTTAACTCTTATCGGCTATATAGAGAAAAAGCCACCTACGGGTGCGACATTATCGTTAATGAGGAGGAGGCAAAGGCCGCGCTTGAACATGCTAAAGCTATTCTTGAAAAAATGAAGGCCCTTATTGGATAGATTAATTTTCCTTTAATAATTAAACACTTCTCTAGCTAGGGCGTTTTCGCGGGCGGCGACAGATAGATAAAAGCGCTGCAAGTTATTATATTAAACTAAGAAGATTATAATATTTATATAGCGATTACTTGCTTTAGAAGCGTCTGTACAAGATGCTGCATGGGGCAGCGGCCCCATGGAAGAGCGTGCTGCCGCCCACGGCCAAAAAGATGGCAAGGCTACGTAGGCGTTCAAGCTACTTAAAGCTTTATGCTGTGATTTCAAGGTTTCTCTGGCTTGCATCCATAAAAAGAAAAACCAACACGCCAAAACGTGAAGAACGAACTTTTGAGGAGGAAAGCGATGAAAATCAAATTGAATAGAATCCTATGCACAGGTCAACCTGATGATACTACTAGCGGTGACCGTGGTACCGGCGATGGCAGCTTCGCAAAACGTGTTTACGATAAAAGCCAATAAGGAACATACTGATGCGACAATGTACTATGAAAATATGAAAACATGAGAGAAGGGCCAATATAATGTTAAAGTGACGAAAAATGGTGGGATGGCGTTAAAATGGTGAAAGGAGGTAGCATCAAGTGGGAAATAAATTGGTGCATTGCCAGATGAGTATGATTCGAGGTCAGTCGCTAGTTTATCTCCATTAGGCCTTGGAACTTGACATTGTGGTCACGTTCCTGTGGCTGGTGTTGCAGGCATAGTACGGGTTGAGCGACCCAGCCCTAGAACAACGCTTGAAGACTAATATTTGTTTTATGGACCTCATTGGTTTTGATGCCATGGTCTTGCAGTACGGCGTGGAGGTTTCAGGAAAGATCGGCAGCGATCCTGGTGCAAGTTGCGGGTGGAGTTGCAATGGCAGCTTAGAGAGAAGGGCTATGTGGCCAGGGAATGGTGACACAGGACGCCACTTTCATACTCTAGAGATTTTCAATCACTAGAAGTAGCGCAGCATGACGTAGTTCAAATATTATATACTTGTAAAATATATTATTAGTTATAATGGAGCCTTTAAGAATCGCCATGTTCGCGTGGGAGTCGCTATATGGCGTCAGGGTGGGAGGGCTTGCGCCACACGTCTCGGAATTATCTGAGGCGCTTGCAGCCAGGGGCCACGAGGTACACGTATTCACGAGAAGGGGACAGTATGGCCCCTATGACCTGATTAAGGGCGTCCACTACCAGAGGGTGCGCAGCGACGCCTCAGGCGGCATAGTCCACCAGATGGACTCCCTGTGCGACGCCTTCCTGGACCGCTTCAAGGCCGTGGAGCGCCTCTTCGGGCGCTTCGACATCCTCCACGGCCACGACTGGCACCCTGTTACGGCGCTCTACCGCCTCAAGAAAAAAGGAAGGCAGTTCGTGCTCACCTACCACTCGACCGAGTGGGGCAGGAACGGCAACAGGCATGGCACCTCACCCGAATCCAGGGAGATATCGCACCGCGAGTGGCTGGGAGGCTATGAGGCAAAGGAGATCATAGTCACCTCCAGGGCGCTGATGGACGAGCTTCAGTCCATCTATAGCATCCCATCCTACAAGCTAAACCTGGTGCCTAACGGCATATTCCCTAAAAAGATAAGAAGAGACGTGGACGCAAAGGAAGTTAAGTTGAGATACGGCATAGCCCCGGAGTCCCCCCTCGTGCTTTTTGTGGGCCGGATGAAATACCAGAAGGGGCCTGACCTACTCGTGAAAGCTGTGCCACACGTCCTCAGGAAAAGGAGAGACGCGAGGTTCGCATTCGCCGGGGATGGAGACCTGAGGCCAGCCTGCCAGGCGAAGGCCAGGCAAATGGGCGTAGCGGGCGCATGCCACTTTATGGGATATATGCCTGATGCGGGGCTGATAGACCTCTTCAACGCCTGCGACATGCTAGCGGTGCCATCCAGGAACGAGCCTTTCGGGATCGTAGTCCTGGAGGCGTGGGATGCCTGTAAGCCGGCCATCGGCACCCAGGCCGTGCGCCTGATTGACGATTTTGTGAACGGCATCAAGGCGTGGCCCAGCCCCGATTCCATCGCCTGGTGCATCAACGACGTCGTGGACAAGCCAGGCGCCCTGAAATGGATGGGCCGACAGGGGAAAAGGCTGGTGGACACGGTTTACGATTGGAACGTCATAGCCGATAAGCTGTTGAGAGTATACGATAAGGCGCTATGCTAACTGGAGCAGCCTGCCATCCTTCATTATAAGCCTCCTGCTGCCGTCGCCATACTCGACCTCGATGGTGGCGTCGGGCGCGGTGACGAAGTCCCAGTGCATGTTGCTCTGCACGTTGCCGCCGTACATGTCGCTCCTGCCGAAGGCCACGTGGACGGACCCACCTATCTTCTCATCGGTAAGGATGTAGCCAATAGCACGGTCGATTACCGGGTTCAAGCCTATGCCGAGCTCGGCGACCTTGAGGGCGTTCGGGGCGCCATACTTATCCACGTCAAGCTTAACCATTTTCTGGATGGTGTCCCTGAGCACTTCCTGGTTGACCTCGGCCGTACATTCATCGGGCATGAGCGTCCCATCCTTAAAGACGAGCCTTACGCCCTTTATTATGGTGCCCCGTGTCAGGTCGTCGATGGTCAGGGGACAGTAAATAGTGCCGCTGCCATGGGTCTCCACGGGGGCGACGAACACCTCGCCGGCGGGCAGGTTCCCTCCCAGGTCGCCCACGGCCACCTTTTCGGGGGATAGCACGCCATCATCCGGGTTCAGCCTCCTCCCCTCTATATTGAGGCGGAAATCGGTTCCGTGGGGGTCGGTGACGTGGACGTATCTCGCACCTTTGAGCGCGCTCATGATGTGCTCACACCTTTCTTTCAGCAGGCCAGGCTCGACGGAACAGCCGCCTATCACCAGCCTTTCAAGGACGTCGAGCGGCACGCCGTACATCCTGGCCATCTCCTCGGTAGCCCACCCCATGTACAGCCATCGCTTGCCAGGCTTGCCATAGATGACCTGCATGACGGGGAAG from Methanocella conradii HZ254 harbors:
- a CDS encoding DUF7123 family protein, with the protein product MLKKLQLKDKYNHSQEVIIEYLKNGLKEGKQFFKSKYIARDLGMSPKEVGTNMKILSDACEDLRIEKWSYSKSTTWRVEAAA
- a CDS encoding HEPN domain-containing protein, coding for MFHATKALLFKDGIKEHSHVCVPYVNETYPELVGCAKVLNSYRLYREKATYGCDIIVNEEEAKAALEHAKAILEKMKALIG
- a CDS encoding glycosyltransferase family 4 protein, translated to MEPLRIAMFAWESLYGVRVGGLAPHVSELSEALAARGHEVHVFTRRGQYGPYDLIKGVHYQRVRSDASGGIVHQMDSLCDAFLDRFKAVERLFGRFDILHGHDWHPVTALYRLKKKGRQFVLTYHSTEWGRNGNRHGTSPESREISHREWLGGYEAKEIIVTSRALMDELQSIYSIPSYKLNLVPNGIFPKKIRRDVDAKEVKLRYGIAPESPLVLFVGRMKYQKGPDLLVKAVPHVLRKRRDARFAFAGDGDLRPACQAKARQMGVAGACHFMGYMPDAGLIDLFNACDMLAVPSRNEPFGIVVLEAWDACKPAIGTQAVRLIDDFVNGIKAWPSPDSIAWCINDVVDKPGALKWMGRQGKRLVDTVYDWNVIADKLLRVYDKALC
- a CDS encoding aminopeptidase, producing the protein MIDESIFPRLANCVLDSIGVKDGDAVFISGGSHEQRFLEEIGIAVARRGGQPFISAVSNDYQRRLLEACTVEQLKRMPKIMMGIAQAMDAYVIVEPYSDPTFKARFREKLQARSEGNFPVMQVIYGKPGKRWLYMGWATEEMARMYGVPLDVLERLVIGGCSVEPGLLKERCEHIMSALKGARYVHVTDPHGTDFRLNIEGRRLNPDDGVLSPEKVAVGDLGGNLPAGEVFVAPVETHGSGTIYCPLTIDDLTRGTIIKGVRLVFKDGTLMPDECTAEVNQEVLRDTIQKMVKLDVDKYGAPNALKVAELGIGLNPVIDRAIGYILTDEKIGGSVHVAFGRSDMYGGNVQSNMHWDFVTAPDATIEVEYGDGSRRLIMKDGRLLQLA